In Deferribacter desulfuricans SSM1, the following are encoded in one genomic region:
- the ispH gene encoding 4-hydroxy-3-methylbut-2-enyl diphosphate reductase, producing the protein MKILVAEHAGFCFGVERAVGIVEDTANKKSNVITLGPIIHNPQLVNKLKEKGVLPLENIDEVKDVHTVIIRSHGITKDNYELLKNKGVEIIDATCPFVIKAHNSAMKLSKEGYSVIVFGDKNHPEVKGIVSYVEGEYFLVSNSEEAKNLPFRKKYGLVAQTTQNSQSFEEVVSVVQDKCDELKVINTICNATTHRQEAAKEVAKQVDMMIVIGGKNSGNTRRLFEICSELCKNTVHIETKDELSEKMFENIEKVGITAGASTPDYLIKDVINYLEEVKNERERKENR; encoded by the coding sequence ATGAAAATTTTAGTTGCAGAGCATGCTGGGTTTTGTTTTGGTGTTGAAAGAGCTGTGGGGATTGTGGAGGATACAGCAAATAAAAAGAGTAATGTTATCACACTCGGGCCAATCATACATAACCCTCAACTTGTTAATAAATTGAAAGAGAAAGGGGTGCTCCCTTTAGAAAATATAGATGAAGTGAAAGATGTTCATACTGTGATTATTCGTTCTCATGGTATTACAAAGGATAATTATGAGTTGTTGAAAAATAAAGGGGTTGAAATAATCGATGCTACCTGCCCCTTTGTAATCAAAGCTCACAACTCAGCTATGAAGTTATCTAAGGAAGGTTACAGTGTAATAGTTTTTGGCGATAAGAATCATCCTGAGGTAAAAGGGATTGTTAGTTATGTGGAAGGGGAATATTTTCTTGTTTCCAATAGTGAAGAAGCTAAGAACTTGCCATTTAGAAAAAAGTATGGCTTAGTGGCTCAAACCACGCAGAATAGTCAAAGTTTTGAAGAAGTTGTTAGTGTTGTTCAAGATAAATGTGATGAATTAAAAGTGATAAACACCATTTGTAATGCCACAACTCATAGACAGGAAGCTGCCAAAGAGGTTGCAAAACAGGTTGATATGATGATTGTTATAGGTGGCAAAAATAGCGGAAATACAAGAAGATTGTTTGAAATCTGTTCAGAACTTTGTAAAAATACTGTTCATATTGAGACAAAAGATGAATTATCAGAAAAAATGTTTGAAAATATTGAAAAAGTTGGTATAACAGCAGGAGCAAGCACTCCTGACTATCTTATAAAAGATGTTATAAACTATTTAGAAGAGGTTAAAAATGAGCGAGAACGAAAAGAAAATAGGTGA
- the hisC gene encoding histidinol-phosphate transaminase, with protein MIDFEKLAGENIASLIPYQPGKPVKELERELGIKKAIKLASNENPLGIPPKSKEALMNFLDELNRYPLGDCYYLREKLSKKLNVAQNELLFGTGSNEIIELLIRTFVKPGENVVSFAPSFSVYGIIAQANNSFCKWVETDKDFIVNFDKILENIDEKTRLVFLANPNNPTGTYFSEEQLVSFLDKVREDILVILDEAYYEFVDAADYPNSLKLMKKYPNLFSMRTFSKAYGLAGLRIGYIIGNSKALDMLNRVRQPFNVNMAAQVAAIAALDDHDFLRKVIKNNRDGKLYLYKEFQRLGLKYYETQANFILVDVGDGNRVFNELLHKGVIVRFLGPKLAPFIRVSIGLPDENKVFIKKLEEVIGG; from the coding sequence ATGATAGATTTTGAAAAATTGGCTGGAGAAAATATTGCAAGCTTAATCCCTTATCAGCCAGGAAAACCTGTAAAAGAGCTTGAAAGGGAGCTTGGTATTAAAAAGGCAATTAAACTTGCCTCTAATGAGAACCCTTTGGGGATTCCACCAAAAAGTAAAGAAGCATTAATGAATTTTTTGGATGAATTAAATAGATATCCGCTTGGAGATTGTTATTATTTAAGAGAAAAATTGAGCAAAAAATTGAATGTGGCACAAAATGAGTTGCTATTTGGTACTGGCTCAAATGAAATTATTGAGCTTCTTATCAGGACTTTTGTGAAGCCTGGAGAAAATGTGGTATCTTTTGCCCCAAGTTTTTCTGTATATGGGATAATTGCACAGGCAAATAACTCCTTTTGCAAATGGGTTGAAACTGATAAAGATTTTATTGTGAATTTTGATAAAATACTTGAAAATATCGATGAGAAAACAAGGCTTGTATTTTTAGCCAATCCAAATAACCCCACAGGGACTTATTTTAGTGAAGAACAGCTTGTATCTTTTCTTGATAAAGTGAGAGAAGATATCCTTGTGATACTTGATGAAGCTTATTATGAATTTGTCGATGCGGCAGATTATCCTAATAGTTTGAAATTGATGAAAAAATATCCAAACCTTTTTTCCATGAGAACCTTTTCTAAAGCATACGGATTGGCTGGACTTAGGATAGGATATATTATTGGTAATAGTAAAGCTCTTGATATGCTAAATAGGGTGAGGCAACCTTTTAATGTAAATATGGCTGCTCAAGTAGCGGCTATTGCTGCTCTTGATGATCATGACTTTTTAAGAAAAGTTATAAAAAACAATAGGGACGGAAAGCTGTATCTGTATAAAGAGTTTCAGAGGCTTGGTTTAAAATATTATGAAACGCAGGCAAACTTTATACTTGTTGATGTTGGTGATGGGAATAGAGTTTTTAACGAGTTATTGCATAAAGGTGTGATTGTTAGATTTCTTGGGCCAAAACTGGCACCATTTATCAGGGTGTCTATTGGATTGCCTGATGAAAATAAAGTTTTTATCAAAAAATTAGAAGAGGTTATTGGAGGCTAA
- the aroF gene encoding 3-deoxy-7-phosphoheptulonate synthase has translation MIIVMRPEATEKEIEFVEKKLIEYGFKTHLSKGVERTIIGAIGDERALRDKPLSSLPGVEKVVPILKPYKLVSKDFKKEPTVLNIKGVKIGGKHIAVMAGPCSVESRELLFEVAESVYKAGARILRGGAFKPRTSPYSFQGLGEEGLKYLREVADHFGMLVITELMDPRDLDLVAKYADILQIGARNMSNFRLLKEVGKAKMPVMLKRGMCATIKEFLMAAEYIASEGNYDIILCERGIRSFDTETRNTLDLAAVPVIKNSSHLPIIVDPSHGTGRRDCILPMAQAAIAAGADGLMVEVHPRPSEALSDGDQSILPSDFEVLMKRVRVIAATLEKHLEE, from the coding sequence ATGATTATAGTAATGAGGCCAGAGGCCACAGAGAAAGAGATAGAATTTGTTGAGAAGAAATTAATAGAATATGGGTTTAAAACTCACCTTTCAAAAGGTGTAGAAAGAACAATTATTGGTGCAATAGGTGATGAAAGGGCGCTTAGAGATAAACCGTTAAGCTCTTTGCCAGGTGTTGAGAAGGTTGTCCCAATTTTAAAACCTTACAAACTTGTGAGCAAAGATTTTAAAAAAGAGCCGACTGTTTTAAATATTAAGGGTGTAAAAATAGGTGGCAAACATATTGCAGTAATGGCTGGCCCCTGTTCGGTAGAAAGCAGAGAATTATTATTTGAAGTTGCAGAATCTGTTTATAAAGCAGGTGCAAGAATTTTAAGAGGTGGAGCATTTAAACCAAGAACTAGTCCTTATTCTTTCCAGGGGCTTGGCGAAGAAGGGTTGAAATATCTTCGTGAAGTTGCAGATCACTTTGGAATGCTTGTAATAACTGAGCTCATGGATCCAAGAGATTTGGATCTTGTGGCAAAATATGCTGATATTTTGCAAATTGGCGCAAGGAATATGTCAAACTTCAGATTGTTGAAAGAGGTTGGTAAGGCGAAAATGCCAGTAATGCTGAAAAGAGGAATGTGTGCCACTATCAAAGAGTTTCTTATGGCAGCAGAATATATAGCAAGTGAAGGAAACTATGACATCATCCTTTGCGAAAGGGGGATAAGGTCTTTTGATACTGAGACAAGAAATACATTGGATCTTGCTGCAGTCCCTGTTATTAAAAACTCAAGCCATTTACCTATCATAGTGGATCCAAGTCATGGTACAGGTAGAAGAGATTGTATCTTGCCTATGGCTCAGGCTGCAATAGCTGCAGGAGCTGATGGTTTGATGGTAGAAGTTCATCCTCGTCCATCTGAAGCTTTGAGTGATGGTGATCAATCAATTTTGCCATCAGATTTTGAAGTGTTGATGAAAAGGGTTAGAGTTATTGCTGCAACTTTAGAGAAACATTTAGAAGAATAA
- a CDS encoding prephenate dehydrogenase, whose amino-acid sequence MIKKIGIIGLGLIGGSLAKAFNNVGFKIYGFDLNPDVVISAAESGVFDAVADNLEDFLSLDMDLVYLATPVLTTLELLVELKGFNVDVLITDACSTKKSIVEKAKSLGLRFVGGHPIAGKETSGFKNSDEKLFENAYHFLTTDFVDKSDVDKLKEIHKKIGMRVELISSNEHDKLFGLISHFPHLIAFSLIDLVFNVDETSLRFTGGGFRDFTRIAGSDPKMWSDIFVDNNANLVELIDKFIDILRTWQEMIINKDGKELFNSIEKVSNLRRSL is encoded by the coding sequence TTGATAAAAAAAATTGGGATTATCGGTTTAGGGTTAATCGGTGGCTCTTTAGCTAAAGCATTTAATAATGTTGGTTTTAAAATATATGGGTTTGATTTAAATCCTGATGTAGTTATTTCTGCTGCAGAATCAGGTGTTTTTGACGCGGTTGCTGATAACTTAGAAGATTTTTTATCACTTGATATGGATTTGGTATATCTTGCAACCCCAGTATTGACCACTTTAGAATTGTTGGTTGAGTTAAAGGGATTTAATGTTGATGTATTGATAACAGATGCTTGCAGTACTAAAAAAAGTATTGTGGAAAAAGCAAAATCTCTTGGTTTGAGATTTGTTGGTGGACACCCTATTGCAGGTAAAGAGACATCAGGATTTAAAAACAGTGATGAAAAATTATTTGAAAATGCGTATCATTTTTTAACAACTGATTTTGTTGATAAATCGGATGTAGATAAGCTAAAAGAAATTCATAAAAAAATTGGGATGCGTGTAGAGCTTATTAGTAGTAATGAGCATGATAAACTTTTTGGTTTAATTAGTCATTTTCCCCATTTGATAGCTTTTTCATTGATAGATCTTGTTTTTAATGTTGATGAAACTTCATTGAGATTTACAGGTGGTGGATTTAGAGATTTTACCAGAATAGCTGGTAGCGACCCTAAGATGTGGAGTGATATTTTTGTGGATAATAATGCAAATTTGGTGGAGCTAATTGATAAGTTTATTGATATATTAAGAACATGGCAAGAAATGATTATAAATAAGGATGGAAAAGAGTTATTTAACTCCATCGAAAAAGTTAGTAATTTAAGGCGGAGTTTGTAG
- the pheA gene encoding prephenate dehydratase, with protein sequence MDRLNDLRKEIDKIDEQILKLLNERAKLVIEIGKIKKEQNKPLYVPSREKAIYERLKSINTGPFPDEYIKNVFREIISASLSLEEVQKIAYLGPEGTFTHLAGIKHFGLAAKLIPLSNISDVFEYVEKKRCAYGVIPIENSLEGVVNHTLDMFMDSALKICGEIFLEVSHHLMNLSGKFEDIRKIYSHPHAIAQCRKWLSKNARNITIVEVESTAKAAEIAKGDASVAAIASEMAEIQYGLKIVEKSIEDYTNNYTRFLVIGFNEPAKTGNDKTSIMFSLAHKAGSLYNALKAFAEENINMTKIESRPSKRKAWEYIFYVDIDGHIDDEPVKKALENFSKNVNMLKILGSYPKGEK encoded by the coding sequence ATGGATAGATTAAACGATTTAAGAAAAGAGATTGATAAAATTGATGAGCAGATTTTAAAGCTTCTCAATGAGCGAGCTAAGCTTGTGATTGAAATTGGTAAGATAAAAAAGGAGCAGAACAAACCATTGTATGTTCCTTCAAGAGAAAAGGCTATATATGAGAGGTTAAAAAGTATAAATACAGGCCCTTTTCCTGATGAATATATAAAAAATGTTTTTAGAGAGATAATTTCTGCTTCTTTATCACTTGAAGAGGTTCAAAAGATTGCTTATCTTGGGCCTGAGGGCACTTTTACGCATCTTGCAGGAATAAAACATTTTGGGCTTGCAGCAAAGCTTATACCGCTTTCTAATATCTCAGATGTGTTTGAATATGTGGAAAAAAAGAGATGTGCCTATGGTGTAATCCCTATTGAAAACTCATTGGAAGGTGTGGTCAATCACACACTTGATATGTTTATGGATTCCGCCTTAAAGATTTGTGGTGAAATATTTTTAGAAGTTTCTCATCATTTAATGAATTTGAGTGGAAAATTTGAAGATATCAGAAAGATATATTCTCACCCTCATGCCATAGCACAGTGTAGAAAATGGCTTAGCAAGAATGCTAGAAATATTACTATTGTAGAGGTTGAGTCCACTGCGAAAGCGGCCGAAATTGCAAAGGGGGATGCTTCTGTTGCTGCTATAGCCAGTGAAATGGCTGAAATTCAATACGGACTAAAGATAGTGGAAAAGAGTATCGAAGATTATACAAACAATTACACAAGATTTCTTGTTATAGGTTTTAATGAGCCTGCGAAAACAGGTAATGATAAAACATCTATTATGTTTTCGTTAGCTCACAAAGCTGGTTCATTATACAACGCTTTGAAAGCATTTGCCGAAGAAAATATCAATATGACTAAGATTGAATCGAGGCCTTCAAAAAGGAAGGCTTGGGAGTATATCTTTTATGTGGATATCGATGGACATATAGATGATGAGCCTGTTAAGAAGGCTCTTGAAAATTTTTCAAAAAATGTAAATATGCTAAAAATATTAGGTTCATATCCAAAGGGGGAAAAATGA
- the hypD gene encoding trans-4-hydroxy-L-proline dehydratase, translated as MATKICVLNFPTGKEYLERGSTERIRRLRRKSLETEERISGERAKIITEFYKNNKEMSIPVVRGKAFKYLMEKKSLYFDKDELIVGERGEAPKAVPTYPEVCCHSLEDLKMLNDREKVPYKVSEEVFELYEKEIIPFWEGKTIRDKIYAEMDEEWLKAYKAGIFTEFMEQRAPGHTVLDDKIYKYGMKDFIKKIDESIANLDFENDPFAFDKKEQLIGMRHAAEGLIIYAKRYSELLRKMAEEEIDEEKRAELLELSRICDKVPENKPDTFHEALQYYWFVHVGVISELNTWDAFNPGKLDRNLYPFYKKDIEEGRLTKERARELLECFWIKFNNQPAPPKVGVTAKESATYTDFAQINLGGVNEDGSSAINELTFLILDVIEEMRLLQPSTSIQVSKKSPDRFIKRALQIIKTGFGQPSIFNTDAVIQELLRQGKSIIDARNGGTSGCVEAGAFGKENYALTGYFNLVKVLEVTLNNGVDPLTGEKIGVETGDPREFKTFDELMNAFKKQLEYFVNVKLKGNRIIERIYAKYMPAPFLSILIDDCIEKGVDYNAGGARYNSLYVQGVGIGTITDSLSAIKYHVFDTKRFTMDELLMMLKANFKGYEKERLFLWNKTPKYGNDDDYADSIMRQIFETFFSLIDDRPTTKPGGKFRINMLPTTCHVYFGEVCGATPDGRFAHEPLSEGISPVQGCDRNGPTAVIKSAAKMDHVKTGGTLLNMKFSPSFLETEKGIDAVCSLIRSYFAMDGYHIQFNVISADVLKEAKKHPEQYRDLIVRVAGYSDYFCDLNDKLQDEIIRRTEHESM; from the coding sequence ATGGCAACAAAAATCTGTGTTTTAAATTTTCCAACAGGGAAAGAATATCTTGAAAGAGGCTCAACAGAAAGGATAAGGAGACTTAGGAGAAAGAGCCTTGAAACAGAAGAACGCATCAGTGGTGAAAGAGCAAAAATCATTACAGAATTTTATAAGAACAATAAAGAGATGTCTATACCGGTTGTTAGAGGGAAAGCTTTTAAGTATTTGATGGAGAAAAAATCTTTATATTTTGATAAAGATGAGCTGATTGTTGGAGAAAGGGGTGAAGCTCCAAAAGCTGTACCTACCTATCCAGAAGTTTGCTGCCATTCTTTAGAAGATTTGAAAATGCTAAATGATAGAGAAAAAGTGCCATACAAAGTAAGTGAAGAAGTATTTGAATTATACGAAAAAGAGATTATCCCTTTTTGGGAAGGTAAAACGATTAGGGATAAGATTTATGCTGAAATGGATGAAGAATGGCTAAAGGCATACAAAGCAGGGATTTTCACAGAGTTTATGGAGCAAAGAGCCCCTGGTCATACAGTTTTAGACGATAAAATTTATAAATACGGGATGAAAGATTTTATTAAAAAAATTGATGAATCAATTGCAAATCTTGATTTTGAAAACGATCCCTTTGCTTTTGATAAAAAAGAACAGCTAATTGGTATGAGGCATGCAGCAGAAGGGCTAATTATTTATGCTAAAAGATATTCCGAGTTGCTAAGAAAAATGGCTGAAGAAGAGATAGATGAAGAAAAAAGAGCAGAGCTGTTAGAGCTTTCAAGAATTTGTGATAAAGTGCCAGAAAATAAGCCGGATACCTTTCATGAAGCTTTGCAATATTATTGGTTTGTCCATGTGGGGGTAATTAGTGAGTTAAATACTTGGGATGCGTTTAATCCTGGTAAATTAGATAGAAATCTTTACCCATTTTATAAAAAAGATATTGAGGAAGGGCGTTTGACTAAAGAAAGAGCAAGGGAGCTTTTAGAATGTTTCTGGATAAAGTTTAATAATCAGCCAGCTCCTCCAAAAGTGGGGGTAACAGCAAAGGAGAGTGCCACATATACAGATTTTGCTCAAATCAATCTTGGTGGAGTAAATGAGGATGGCAGTAGTGCTATAAATGAGCTGACTTTTCTAATACTTGATGTAATAGAAGAGATGAGATTGTTACAGCCAAGCACAAGTATTCAGGTAAGTAAAAAGAGTCCTGATAGGTTTATCAAAAGAGCTTTGCAGATAATTAAAACAGGTTTTGGGCAGCCTTCAATATTTAATACCGATGCTGTAATACAAGAATTATTAAGGCAAGGGAAATCAATTATTGATGCAAGAAATGGTGGGACAAGTGGGTGTGTAGAAGCTGGAGCGTTTGGAAAAGAGAATTACGCATTGACAGGTTATTTTAATTTGGTGAAAGTTCTTGAGGTTACACTCAATAACGGCGTTGATCCTTTGACTGGTGAAAAAATAGGGGTTGAAACAGGTGATCCAAGAGAGTTTAAAACCTTTGATGAGTTAATGAATGCTTTTAAAAAGCAACTTGAATATTTTGTAAATGTAAAGCTAAAAGGGAACAGGATTATTGAGAGGATTTACGCAAAATATATGCCTGCTCCATTTTTATCAATTCTGATTGATGATTGTATCGAAAAAGGGGTGGATTACAATGCAGGTGGCGCAAGGTACAACTCCCTTTATGTCCAAGGTGTAGGTATTGGGACAATTACTGATTCATTATCAGCTATAAAATACCATGTTTTTGATACAAAAAGGTTTACCATGGATGAGTTGTTAATGATGTTGAAAGCAAATTTTAAAGGGTATGAAAAGGAAAGGCTATTTTTATGGAACAAGACACCAAAATATGGCAATGATGATGATTATGCTGACAGTATAATGAGACAAATATTTGAAACATTTTTCTCCTTGATTGATGACAGACCTACGACAAAACCTGGAGGAAAATTTAGGATTAATATGTTGCCTACTACCTGTCATGTATATTTTGGTGAAGTGTGTGGTGCAACTCCAGATGGTAGGTTTGCGCATGAGCCTCTTTCAGAGGGGATATCACCTGTTCAGGGGTGTGACAGAAATGGCCCTACAGCTGTTATAAAATCTGCTGCAAAGATGGATCATGTTAAAACAGGTGGAACTTTGCTTAATATGAAGTTTTCTCCATCATTTTTGGAAACAGAAAAGGGGATTGATGCAGTTTGTTCGCTAATTAGGTCTTACTTTGCTATGGATGGGTATCATATTCAGTTTAATGTAATTAGTGCAGATGTTTTAAAAGAGGCTAAAAAACATCCTGAACAGTATAGGGATTTAATCGTAAGGGTTGCTGGTTATAGCGACTATTTTTGTGATTTAAATGATAAGTTGCAGGATGAAATAATCAGAAGAACAGAGCACGAATCTATGTAA
- the aroA gene encoding 3-phosphoshikimate 1-carboxyvinyltransferase — protein sequence MISFEKIRGLNGEITVPSDKSMTHRAFIFGAMAKGKTVVKSPLLSRDTIATKDALVACGVDYELKDGDMIINSKGYDSFLEPDNVINCENSGTTARLLTGLFAPQSKYFFMTGDNSLRKRPMKRVIDPLSNLGAVIHSRRGFLPLMIQPSSMKGGIIEAKVKSAQVKSAVILAGLQIDEPVTYIEKDQTRDHTEQMLKYFGVNLDINNGVIEVNKKYQLKSTEFTVPGDFSSAAFFIGAALMFENSEVVIKNVGLNKTRTGLLKILNEMGAKIDVLVTKEGDEPIGDISIKFSSLNGGVIRGEIIPNIIDEIPLLGALGLFAKSPIEIRDAEELRVKESDRIKSIVYNLRVVGAEVEEYEDGFKVYPMKKVNDKGVLKSFDDHRIAMINILLSKRFGNFDIDSIESIDVSFPDFLERLKQIEIS from the coding sequence ATGATAAGTTTTGAAAAAATAAGAGGGCTAAATGGTGAGATTACTGTTCCTTCTGATAAGTCTATGACTCATAGAGCATTTATTTTTGGTGCTATGGCAAAAGGGAAAACTGTAGTAAAATCACCGCTTTTATCAAGGGATACGATAGCCACAAAGGATGCACTTGTAGCTTGTGGTGTGGATTATGAACTAAAAGATGGGGATATGATAATAAATTCTAAAGGGTATGATAGCTTTTTAGAACCAGACAATGTTATAAATTGTGAAAATTCTGGTACTACAGCAAGGTTATTGACAGGGTTATTTGCTCCGCAAAGCAAATACTTTTTTATGACTGGCGATAACTCGCTTCGTAAAAGGCCTATGAAAAGGGTTATAGACCCCCTTTCTAATTTGGGAGCGGTTATTCATTCAAGAAGAGGTTTTCTCCCTTTGATGATACAGCCATCAAGTATGAAAGGTGGTATAATTGAAGCTAAGGTAAAGAGCGCTCAGGTTAAAAGTGCTGTAATACTTGCAGGTTTACAGATTGATGAGCCTGTAACATATATTGAAAAGGATCAAACAAGGGATCATACAGAACAGATGTTAAAATATTTTGGTGTCAATTTGGATATAAATAATGGTGTAATTGAAGTTAATAAAAAGTATCAATTAAAATCTACAGAATTTACTGTGCCTGGTGATTTTTCATCTGCAGCTTTTTTTATTGGTGCGGCATTAATGTTTGAAAATAGTGAAGTGGTAATAAAAAATGTGGGTTTAAATAAAACAAGGACTGGATTACTTAAAATTTTAAATGAAATGGGAGCAAAAATAGATGTTTTAGTAACAAAAGAAGGGGATGAACCTATTGGGGATATTTCCATTAAATTTTCATCTTTAAATGGTGGTGTAATTAGAGGTGAGATAATTCCAAATATTATAGATGAAATCCCACTGCTTGGAGCACTTGGGCTTTTTGCAAAATCACCTATTGAAATAAGGGATGCTGAGGAGTTGCGTGTAAAAGAATCAGATAGGATTAAATCGATTGTGTATAATCTAAGGGTAGTAGGTGCAGAGGTTGAAGAGTATGAAGATGGTTTTAAGGTTTACCCTATGAAAAAGGTTAATGATAAAGGGGTGCTAAAGTCTTTTGATGATCATAGGATAGCTATGATTAATATATTGCTCTCTAAAAGGTTTGGAAATTTTGATATTGACAGTATAGAAAGTATTGATGTATCTTTTCCAGACTTTTTGGAGAGGTTGAAACAGATTGAAATCAGTTAA
- a CDS encoding glycyl-radical enzyme activating protein, whose protein sequence is MKGVVFDIKRYAVNDGDGIRVTVFLKGCPLRCMWCHNPESQKMTPQMSFFQSRCIRCVTCETVCPEKAIKIADTLEVHDNCTLCGTCVDECPADALEIIGYYIAAEEVIESVCKDELFFDSSKGGVTFSGGEPFAQPEFLRELLKLSKEKRLNTSVDTSGYTDFANIEACNQYIDTYLYDIKMMDDDKHKKYTGVSNRLILENLKKLDEIAADIRVRIPLIPGVNDDVEEIDKIYDFIKDLKSVKGVDLLPYHNIMIDKYLRLGMDVLVGDIPEIDKNKINYFKEFFEKNGFSVLIGG, encoded by the coding sequence ATGAAGGGTGTAGTTTTTGATATTAAGAGATATGCTGTAAATGATGGTGATGGTATAAGGGTTACAGTTTTCTTAAAAGGGTGCCCTTTGCGCTGTATGTGGTGTCATAATCCTGAGAGTCAAAAGATGACACCACAGATGTCTTTTTTTCAGTCAAGATGTATTAGGTGTGTTACCTGTGAAACTGTTTGTCCTGAAAAAGCTATAAAAATAGCTGATACTTTAGAGGTTCATGATAATTGCACGCTTTGTGGAACTTGTGTAGATGAATGCCCTGCAGATGCCCTTGAAATCATAGGTTATTACATTGCTGCAGAGGAAGTTATAGAATCGGTCTGCAAAGATGAGCTCTTTTTTGATAGCTCAAAAGGTGGTGTAACCTTTTCTGGTGGAGAGCCTTTTGCACAGCCAGAATTTTTGAGAGAACTATTGAAATTATCAAAAGAAAAAAGGTTGAATACATCTGTTGATACCAGTGGATATACCGATTTTGCAAATATTGAGGCATGCAATCAGTATATTGATACATATCTTTATGATATCAAAATGATGGATGATGATAAACATAAGAAATATACAGGGGTTTCAAATCGTTTGATTTTAGAAAATTTAAAAAAGCTTGATGAAATAGCTGCGGATATAAGGGTTAGAATCCCTTTAATCCCTGGTGTAAATGATGATGTAGAGGAGATAGATAAGATCTATGATTTTATAAAAGATCTAAAATCAGTGAAGGGTGTGGATTTGCTACCTTATCACAATATTATGATTGATAAGTATTTAAGGTTAGGGATGGATGTTTTGGTGGGGGATATACCAGAGATAGATAAAAATAAAATTAATTATTTTAAAGAATTTTTTGAAAAAAATGGTTTTTCCGTTTTGATAGGAGGATGA
- the cmk gene encoding (d)CMP kinase yields MKSVKKLRIAIDGPAGSGKSTIAKILAKLYNLIYIDTGAMYRYAAYLYLKNNQNLDIVINMLKESEFNFVKDGETQKLKVDFHGESKLYDDELRTVDVSKIVSKVAKNKDIRIILTEKQKEIAKNNSVIMDGRDIGTVVIPEAEVKVFLSATPEERAKRRLKDYETKGIKISYEEVLEDIKKRDEEDVNRDIAPLKKADDAYELDTTGLSIDDVVRRIKELIDKVY; encoded by the coding sequence TTGAAATCAGTTAAAAAACTTCGTATTGCAATAGATGGCCCAGCAGGCAGTGGAAAAAGCACAATAGCCAAAATTTTAGCAAAGCTTTATAATTTGATATATATCGATACTGGTGCAATGTATCGTTATGCTGCATATCTGTATCTAAAAAATAATCAAAATCTTGATATAGTTATCAATATGCTGAAAGAATCTGAGTTTAATTTTGTTAAAGATGGTGAAACTCAGAAGTTAAAGGTAGATTTTCATGGGGAAAGTAAGCTTTATGATGATGAGTTAAGAACGGTTGATGTAAGCAAAATAGTTAGTAAAGTTGCTAAAAATAAGGATATCAGAATAATTTTGACAGAAAAACAGAAAGAAATTGCAAAAAATAACAGTGTGATCATGGATGGAAGAGATATTGGGACTGTGGTAATACCTGAGGCAGAAGTAAAAGTGTTTTTATCTGCAACACCTGAAGAGAGAGCAAAGAGAAGATTAAAAGATTATGAAACTAAAGGGATAAAAATTTCATATGAAGAAGTATTAGAGGATATTAAAAAAAGGGATGAAGAGGATGTAAACAGAGACATTGCTCCTTTAAAAAAGGCAGATGATGCCTATGAGCTTGATACAACTGGTTTGTCAATTGATGATGTGGTAAGAAGAATAAAAGAGTTAATTGATAAGGTGTATTAA